A region of the Myxococcus stipitatus DSM 14675 genome:
TCCGGGTGCGGGGCCGGCCCGGGCACGGGAAAGGGCGTGCGCAGCACCTGCCCGCCCTCGAGCAGCGCCACGCCCGCCTTCGTGCCCACCCAGAGCCGGTTGTCTCCGCCCGCTCGCGCAATCGCGGTGACGAAGGAGCCCGGGAGGCCATCCGCCTCCGTGAAGTGCCGCGCCACGCCTTCGCCCAGCGGCACCTGCCACAGCCCTCCGGAGGTGCCCACCCACAGCGAGCCTTCTCCGACGAGCAGCTCCTCCACCCGCACGCCCTCCAGCGGCGCGGAGGCTCCGGGCGCCCGCTGGAAGCGGCCATCCACGTACGCCACCAGGCCCTGGTCCGTGCCCACCCACAAGACGCCGGATGCATCCTCCGCGAGCGCCTTGATGGCGTGGCTGCGCAGCTCCGGCGTGTTGCGCTTGTCGAAGACGACGAAGCGCGCGCCGTCGAAGCGCACCAGGCCTTCCCACGTCCCCAGCCACACATAGCCGTCGCGCGTCTGCGCCAGCGCCAGGAGGCTGTTCTGCGGCAGCCCGTCGTCACTGCGCCATGAATCCTGGCTGTACTGGGACACCCGGCGCTGCGGGTCCAAGGCGAAGCCCGGCCGCGCCAGGACAAGCCCGGCAAGCAGGACCACCCCCAAGAACCCGCGCCAGACGGCACGGGGCTGATGCCCCGAAAGACACATGACGCCCACAGTGTCCGGCAGAATCGCCCGAGAGGCCAAACCTCGAGCGTTCACCCGGAGTGGAACGTTCGCCACCAACGGCCTCGGCGACAGCGGCGGGGGACCACCTGCCCCCCCTCGACTTCCAGACTTCCCCCCGCCGCTGTCGCCTCGTACGCCACCACCGCCGGCACCAGGAGCCCCAAGCTCCCGGAGTCCGGGGCCATGGCCCGAGCGCTCCCCGCTTCGAGGTCCTGGTGGTGGAAGGGCCTCGCCGCATCGCGCTGACCGGAAGATGGGAAGCAGGGGTGGCAGGCGCCACTGCGGGAAGACGACAGCAATCACGTCCCGCGGTCGCCCCAGGGCGGCCCCGAGGCGCCCGCCCTCCCGCCTGGGCTTTCCGCGTGAAGACGGCCGGATGGACGAAGGTGCATGTCACCCCGCGTCGCGCGAGCGTCTATGCTCCCCGCCCGAAGAGCGAGGGTGGATGAGCAACGGGGCGTTGTTTTCGACGGACACGGTGACCACCGAGGCGCGGTACCAGTGGCACCTGTGGGTGGCGGATGTGCTGGACATGGCGACGGCGGCCCTCGCGGGCTGGGCCGCGCTGCGAGCACTGGAGCAGGAGCGCACGACGGTGACGATGGTCGTCGCCATGGCGGTGGCCTGGCTGGTGGTGTCCGCCGTGGGTGGGATTTGGGGTCGGACGCTGTGGCGGCAGCTCGCGGGGGTGCGGCTGGTGCACGGGGCTCGGCCTCCGGGGGTGGTTCGCACGCTGGCCCGGGCGTTCACCACGCCGGTGGATCTGCTGGTGTCGCCGGTGCTGCTGCGCCGGCCCTTCGACACGATGCTGGGGCTCTATGCCGAGCCGGTGATGGCGGGCACGGCGGCGCGGATGAAGGGGCTGGTGCGGCAGTTGCCGTGGCTGGCCCTGCTCGTGGGCTCGGTGTGGCTCATCGTCACGCCGACGCGGGCGGAGATGGTCAAGTACCTGGGCCGGACGCTGACGGGGTGGCACTGCTGCCACGGCACGCGGGAGGTGACGTGGGAGTGCAGGACGTCGCTGAGCCGCGCGGTGCGCGAGGCCCGCTCCGGCCACGCGGACGTGCAGGCCGTGGTGGCTGACTGTCCCGTGGCCGCCGAGCGACTCGCGAAGCCCTGAGGGGGCCTACCGGAGGGTGGTGATGAACTGCCCTTCCTTGCAGAAGACGCCCACCTTGCCCCGCTCGACGAGGAAGTCGGCCCGGTCCTTGAAGTTCTTCGCGGGCCGATTCGTCTGCGGGAGGACGATGCCCAGCCGCGCCGTCTGGCGCAGCCCCTTGACGACGTAGCAGTCGTTCCAGGTGAACTCGTCGAGGTTGCGGACCACCACCTCGTCGCTGGTGATGGCCTTGAGGCCGGTGACGGCGCGCACGGTGCCCACCAGCGTCTTGGGCGGAGCGGGCTTGGGCGGCTCGGGGGCGGCTTCCGGCGCGGCGGCTTCGGGGGCGGGGGCTTCGTCGACGGCGACCGCCACCTCGGGGCTGGTGTTGCCTCCCGGCAGGGCGATGAAGCGTGCTCCCGTGGCGGCGCTGGCGCTCGAGTCGAGGGACAGCCGCGCCAGTTGCACCTTGCGGCGGACCTTCGGGTTGGCGGCGGCCCAGGACACGGTGGCGCGGCCCAGCAGCACGCGCTGGCCATTCTTCGCGGGCCCCACGACCTGGACGACCATGTCGCGTTGCAGGAGCGCGGCCTGGGCGCCGCGCACGAGGTAGTCTCCGTCCTCTTCCTGCAACGGGAGCACGGCCGTGGGTGAGACGTAGGTCACGAACTTCGTGGCGGCCGGCGTCGGCGTGGGCTCCGGCGAGGACTTGGGCGGCTTCGCCGCGGGGGGTGTGCGCGGCTTGGGCGGCACGGGGTCTCGCGTGGCGACGGGCTCGGGCCGGGGTGAACCCTTCCCGGTGGGCTCGGGTGTCGCGACGGGCTCTGGTGTCTCGGTGGGCTCGGGCTTCACCGCGACCTGCTCGGGGGGGCTTGGCTGGGCGGGCGGCTTCTTGCCTGTGCCCGGCGTCGTGCCGCCCTGGGCACGAGGCTGGGGGTTCTTCGGCTCCTCGCGCTGGGAGGGCTCCGCGGACGGGGTGGCCGAGGCCACCGCGGGCGTGCTTCCCGAGCGGCGAGCGATGTACGCCGTCGTCACGGCGGTGCCCGCCATCAACAGCAGGACGAGTCCCACCAGGAGCGCCACCGAGGTCTTCCGGACTGGAGCGGACCGAGTCGACTCGGCGTGGGCTCCCGCGCCGTGCGGCTGGGAGCTCGGCACCGGCGCGGCGCCTGGATGCGAGGCCGGGTTCGCTGGCGAGGCTCCCGCGTGTGCGGAGGAAGGCGTGTTCGCGACCGTCGGGGCTCCCCACGCGGGTGAGGCAGAGGGTGCTCCCCCGGGGCCAGCAGCCGGAGATCCCCACGCGGGCGAGGCAGCGGGTGCTCCCCCGGGGCCAGCAGCCGGAGATCCCCACGCGGGCGAGGCCGAGTTCGCGGGCGCAGCTCCCGCGTGCGCGCTCCCTGGCGCGGCCGCCGGAGAGCCCCACGCGGGTGAGGCCGAGTTCGCGGGCACAGCTCCCGCGTGCGCGCTCCCAGGCGCGGCCGCCGGAGATCCCCACGCGGGTGAGGTCGCGTTCGCGGGCGCAGCTCCCGCGTGCGCGCTCCCAGGCGCGGCCGCCGGAGATCCCCACGCGGGTGAGGTCGCGTTCGCGGGCCCAGCCCCCGGAGATCCCCACGCGGGCGAATTCGCGTTCGCGGGCACAGCCCCTCTCGCCGCCCCAGCGTTCCCACTCCCCACCGCGCTGGGCGAGGCACGCACCGCGGTGGCCTCCATCCCCATCGCATCCTCGCCAGCGGGCCCATCCGGACGGGCCACGCCCGCCACGCGCCGCTCCCCCGACGGAGGGCGCATCATCGTCGGCTCGAAGCCGGACGGCTCCGCCTGCCCAGGGCTCGCCTGCGGCCCCGTGCCGTACATCCCCGTCCCCGTATGCGGCTGCGGCGTGGGCGTCCGGTGGTGGCTCGACGACGAGGTCACCTTCGAGATGAGCTGCCGCTGCGCCGCGAAGGCCTCCGGGCACAACGCGCGCACGAAGTGGCCCACTTCCTCGGCCCCCACCGCCGCGCCGGAGCGCACCAGCTCGCCGTTGAGCGCCCGCGCCAGCTCATCCGCCCTCGAGTAGCGCTCATCCGGCTTCGCCGCCAGCGCGCGCCGCACCACCCCATCCAGCCCGCCGTCCACGTCGCCGCGCAGCCCCGTCAACGAAGGCACCGACGGCTGGGACATGGCCGCCATCATCTCCCCCACCGTCCCGTGGGGAATGAGCGACCGCCCCGCCAGCATCTCCCACACCACCACGCCACAGGAGTAGATGTCGCTGCGGTGGTCCAGCGCCTCCGCGCGCACCTGCTCCGGCGACATGTAGCCCAGCTTCCCCATCACCGTGGCGGGCAGCGTGTACTTGCTGCGCGCCGCCGACTTCGCCAGGCCGAAGTCGATGACCTTCACCTCGCCCTCGTACGACACCATGACGTTGTGGGGCGACACGTCGCGGTGGACGATGCCCAGCGGCACCCCGTCCGGGCCCACCTTGCGGTGCGCGTAGCCCAGGCCCTCCGCCATGCGCTGGCCCAGGAAGAGCGCCACCGGCACGGGCACCTGCACCCCCTGCTGCCGCACCTGCTCCAACAGGTAGGCCAGGTCCACGCCCGCCACGTACTCCAGCGCCATGTAGTACGTCCCGTCCGCCTCCCCCATGTCGTACACCTGGGCGATGGACGAGTGGACCAGGTGCACCAGCACCTTCGCCTCATGGTGGAAGCGGTCCAGGAACTGCCGGTCCTTCAGTAGCGCTGGAAGAATCGTCTTCACGATGCACGGCTTCTCGAAGCCGGCCGCGCCGCTGATTTTCGCCAGGAACACCTCCCCCATGCCCCCCTGGCCCAAGGGGTGGACAAGCTCATAGCGCCCGAGGAAACGGGAGGACTCTGTAGGGACAGTGCTCATGGCTTCGGCCGGCAGCGAAGCACCCGGACACACACGGAAGCAAGCCGCGCGGCACCCTTCTGCTTCTGTCCGACATCACACGCCGTCCGCACGAAGCCTCGGCCACCCACGCCCGGAGTGTCAGACCCCTGGGGCACAACAGTCCCAGAAGACGCGTCCCGGCAGTACGTACGAGCCCCGGCGACGTTGACCCTGCCGAGCCACGCGCTGCGCGGGGCCCAGGGCCCGCCCAGGTGGGCAACGGGGGCTGATTTCGGGACAGCGAACAACGAAGGAGCCCATCAGCGGCAGCCAGTTTGCGACAGCGACTCTCGCCGGATGTGAACCCGCGCACCTCCTGTCGCGGCCCCCCATCCCGCGGCCGTTGCCGGAAAACGGCGGGATGCGCTCCCTGAGACGAGCGGGGACGTCTGGCCGGAAGGTATCCCACCGGGCCGCATCCTCGCGAAATCGCCCACGGGCGGTGACGGAAGGATGTGACTCATGAAGCGCTGGGGGTTCATCGGGCTGTTGGGGCTCGCGGCCTGCATGCCGGACGAGTCGTCCAATCGGGATGCACAGCAGAACGTGTGCCCCGGCATCACCGCGGGCATGCTGCCGGGCAAACCGGAGGCAACGCCGTCGAACCACGGGCGCGAGCGCGTCATCGTCCGCTACCGGCGGGAGCGGGGCGTGACGGCCGCGCGAGTCAACCAGCTGGGTGGGGTGGTGACGGCGGCCTTCCGCGGCGCGCCCGCCCTGGCCGTGAGCGTCACAGCCGAGGAGAAGCTCGCGCTGGCGCAGGACCCGTCCGTGGAGCGCATCGAGCCGGACCCCGTGCTCCGCGCCCAAGGCCCCGCCACGCTGCCCGCGCTCTCGTTCCTGTCGAGCGGGGTCACGCGCTCGAACTCCATCTCCGGGGAGTACACCCAGGAGCTCACCAAGGTGCAGGCCGCGGAGGTGTGGGACCGCGACGGCGACGGCAGGCCGGACCCGGGCGCGGTGACGGGCCAGGGCGTGAAGGTGTGCGTCATCGACAGCGGCCTGGACATCGACCACCCGGAGCTGAAGGACGCGGTGGTGGCGGCCCGCGACTTCATGGACGGGGACAACGTGCCCACCGACGGCATCGACGGCCGCTGGGGCACCGGCCACGGCACCCACGTGGCGGGCATCATCGCCGCGAGGCCCGGCGCCGGAGGCCGGGGCGCCCCCGTGCTGGGGGAGCGCGGCCTGGTGGGCGTCGCGCCGGGCGTGCAGCTCATCATCGCCCGGGTGCTGGACCTCGAGGGCAGCACCCACATGAGCATCGTCATGCAGGCCGTGGAGTACTGCCAGGAGCAGGGCGCCAAGGTCATCTCCCTGTCGATTGCCGGCGGCATGCCCACGTACACCTCCGCCCAGGTGTTCCAGGCGGTGCGGGAAAGCGGAATCCTCGTGGTGGCGGCGGCGGGCAATGAAGGCTTCGGCGAGGTGTCCTATCCCGCGTCGGACCCGTCCGTGCTCGCGGTGGGCGCGCTGGACGCCCAGAACCAACGCGCCCTGTTCTCCTCCTACGGCCAGGCGCTCGCGCTGATGGCGCCCGGCGTGGACGTGCTGTCCACCTTCCCCCGAGGCCTGGGCTCCTTCGCCCTGGTGGACGTGGACGGCACCCAGCCGCTGGCGCGCTCGCTGCTGTACGCGCCTCAAGGCGAGACGTGGGGCACCCTGGTGGACTGCGGCAGCGGCGGGATGAAGGACTCGTGCGGCGAGGGGGCCAGCTGCCGCGGCTTCATCGCCTACGTACACCCCAGCGCCTTCGTGAGCCCGGAGCGGGCCGTGGTCAACGTGATGATGCAGGGCGCGCGCGGCGTCATCTTCGCCAGCGAGCTCATGAGCGGCGACGCGGAGATCATCTCCCTGCCCCGCCGCGGACACTGGGTGCCCGCCGTCACCATCAACCAGGCGGCCAGCACGCTGATGCAGCAGCAGCTCGGCTCCACCACCCGGCTGGGGCTGCACCCGGTGGACTACGCCTATCTGTCCGGCACCTCCATGGCCACGCCCTACGTGAGCGGCATCGCCGCGCTCCTGTTCAGCGCGCGCCCCTCCGCCACGCCCGCCGAGGTGACGGCCGCGCTGCTGACGAGCGCCCAGGACCTGGGGGCTCGCGGCGTCGACCTCGAGTACGGCCACGGCCTCGTGCAGGCGCGCCGGGCGATGGACGCGCTCCTGAACCCCACGCCCTGAGCCTCCGAGCGGGCGGACGAACGCCCTCGGACCTGGGGACATTGCCGGCGGGAATACGGGGCTCCACGTTTCCAGGCGGAGGCTCGGAAAGGAGTCCGACATGAAGGCATTCATGCGTATCGCGGGGTGTGTGGCGGCTGTGTGGGGATGCGCGGTGGGAGCCCAGGAGGACTACCGTCCCGCTGGCACGGGGCAGCCCACCGACGCCGTGGCGCCCGCGGCCCCCGCCGACGAACCTCGAAGGGAGCCGCGCGTGGAGGAGCCCTCCCTGGGCCTCTACGTGCTGATTGGCGGCGGCGTGGAGGGCTACGCCGGCCAGCTCTCGCCCCGGGTCGACACGGGCTTCACGTACGGCGCCTCCGTGGGCTACCGCGCCATGCCCTTCCTGGCGCTGGAGCTCGGCTACAACGGCAGCATCAACAACCTGGACGCGAACGGCAGCCTGGTCGCGAAGGGGGACCTGGGCAGCGGCCCGGACCTGGTGCGCAACGGCGGCCAGCTGCTGGTCCTCGGCATGGCGCCCCTCGAACGCGTCCAGCCCTTCGTGCTGACGGGCATCGGCTTCGACCGGTACACCGTGCGCCACGACGCCCCTCCGGGGGGGAAGACCCACTTCCGGGACGACACCGCCGGCTACATCCCCGTGGGCCTGGGCCTGCGCGTCCAAATCACCCGGCGCCTCGCCGCCGACGCGCGCGTCGCCTACCACTTCCTCTTCGACCAGGACTTCGCGTCCACCAGCGCGACGCCCAACGCGCTGGACGGCCGCTACATGGGCCTCCTCCAGTTCGGTGGCACCTATTGACCTGGGGCAGGACGTCCGGACCCGGCGCGGGTCCGGACGCGCCAACACCCGCGCCCGCCTCACGAGGGCCGGTCGACTCCCAGGCGCGCGGCGGCCCACGTGCCCTGCAGCCACCGCGGGAGCTGGCCTTCCACCTTGCGCGCCTCCGCCTCCGTCACCTGCCCATGCAACGCCGCGAAGACACCATGCAGCACCCGCCGCACGTTCTCCGGCTCCGCGTTCAGGTGGTTGGCCACCTGGAGGTAGAAGTCGTCACGGTCCACCTTCCCTCGCGGGCCCACCGCGTGACGCGGGCACCCGTCCGCCAGGAGCCCCCGCAGGTCCTCGGGGAGCTGCTCGCGCAGCTGCCGCATCAGCCCTTCCGACAAGAGCTCCGACAGCCCGCAGAACACCGCCTCCGCGGCCCGCTCGGCCTCGAACTCCGGAAGCTGGGCAGTCACCGCGTCCAGGAAGGACCGCCGGTCCGTCCCCACGCCCAGTCCCGACCACGATTGTGTCGCCTCCTGCTTCTGAATCGACATGCGCGCCTCCTCTCGGCCCTGCGCATTCACCGTGGGGGCGCGGCGCGTCCGCCGCAGCAAGCAACGGACCTGCGACCCGCCCGCCCGGCCCGCAATCAAAGGCTGGGAATTCCCAAACATGGGATTCCCGTTCGCTCATGGGACTCCCAATCACCGAGC
Encoded here:
- a CDS encoding serine/threonine-protein kinase produces the protein MGEVFLAKISGAAGFEKPCIVKTILPALLKDRQFLDRFHHEAKVLVHLVHSSIAQVYDMGEADGTYYMALEYVAGVDLAYLLEQVRQQGVQVPVPVALFLGQRMAEGLGYAHRKVGPDGVPLGIVHRDVSPHNVMVSYEGEVKVIDFGLAKSAARSKYTLPATVMGKLGYMSPEQVRAEALDHRSDIYSCGVVVWEMLAGRSLIPHGTVGEMMAAMSQPSVPSLTGLRGDVDGGLDGVVRRALAAKPDERYSRADELARALNGELVRSGAAVGAEEVGHFVRALCPEAFAAQRQLISKVTSSSSHHRTPTPQPHTGTGMYGTGPQASPGQAEPSGFEPTMMRPPSGERRVAGVARPDGPAGEDAMGMEATAVRASPSAVGSGNAGAARGAVPANANSPAWGSPGAGPANATSPAWGSPAAAPGSAHAGAAPANATSPAWGSPAAAPGSAHAGAVPANSASPAWGSPAAAPGSAHAGAAPANSASPAWGSPAAGPGGAPAASPAWGSPAAGPGGAPSASPAWGAPTVANTPSSAHAGASPANPASHPGAAPVPSSQPHGAGAHAESTRSAPVRKTSVALLVGLVLLLMAGTAVTTAYIARRSGSTPAVASATPSAEPSQREEPKNPQPRAQGGTTPGTGKKPPAQPSPPEQVAVKPEPTETPEPVATPEPTGKGSPRPEPVATRDPVPPKPRTPPAAKPPKSSPEPTPTPAATKFVTYVSPTAVLPLQEEDGDYLVRGAQAALLQRDMVVQVVGPAKNGQRVLLGRATVSWAAANPKVRRKVQLARLSLDSSASAATGARFIALPGGNTSPEVAVAVDEAPAPEAAAPEAAPEPPKPAPPKTLVGTVRAVTGLKAITSDEVVVRNLDEFTWNDCYVVKGLRQTARLGIVLPQTNRPAKNFKDRADFLVERGKVGVFCKEGQFITTLR
- a CDS encoding S8 family serine peptidase; its protein translation is MKRWGFIGLLGLAACMPDESSNRDAQQNVCPGITAGMLPGKPEATPSNHGRERVIVRYRRERGVTAARVNQLGGVVTAAFRGAPALAVSVTAEEKLALAQDPSVERIEPDPVLRAQGPATLPALSFLSSGVTRSNSISGEYTQELTKVQAAEVWDRDGDGRPDPGAVTGQGVKVCVIDSGLDIDHPELKDAVVAARDFMDGDNVPTDGIDGRWGTGHGTHVAGIIAARPGAGGRGAPVLGERGLVGVAPGVQLIIARVLDLEGSTHMSIVMQAVEYCQEQGAKVISLSIAGGMPTYTSAQVFQAVRESGILVVAAAGNEGFGEVSYPASDPSVLAVGALDAQNQRALFSSYGQALALMAPGVDVLSTFPRGLGSFALVDVDGTQPLARSLLYAPQGETWGTLVDCGSGGMKDSCGEGASCRGFIAYVHPSAFVSPERAVVNVMMQGARGVIFASELMSGDAEIISLPRRGHWVPAVTINQAASTLMQQQLGSTTRLGLHPVDYAYLSGTSMATPYVSGIAALLFSARPSATPAEVTAALLTSAQDLGARGVDLEYGHGLVQARRAMDALLNPTP
- a CDS encoding porin family protein, translating into MKAFMRIAGCVAAVWGCAVGAQEDYRPAGTGQPTDAVAPAAPADEPRREPRVEEPSLGLYVLIGGGVEGYAGQLSPRVDTGFTYGASVGYRAMPFLALELGYNGSINNLDANGSLVAKGDLGSGPDLVRNGGQLLVLGMAPLERVQPFVLTGIGFDRYTVRHDAPPGGKTHFRDDTAGYIPVGLGLRVQITRRLAADARVAYHFLFDQDFASTSATPNALDGRYMGLLQFGGTY
- a CDS encoding DUF2267 domain-containing protein; protein product: MSIQKQEATQSWSGLGVGTDRRSFLDAVTAQLPEFEAERAAEAVFCGLSELLSEGLMRQLREQLPEDLRGLLADGCPRHAVGPRGKVDRDDFYLQVANHLNAEPENVRRVLHGVFAALHGQVTEAEARKVEGQLPRWLQGTWAAARLGVDRPS